Proteins from a genomic interval of Ictalurus furcatus strain D&B chromosome 2, Billie_1.0, whole genome shotgun sequence:
- the adgb gene encoding androglobin isoform X2, with product MSKPALKKRDSSLSSREVSSKEQSPTKEVSSLVSGVSGSFSGELWRSCVPIWPEWNETEVSAEKWDAAKGAKDGKARKSPLSQFFEDPDGKVKIPASLNVHTWKRPSEHIVKKAPVVVENESTFDLISANEHLLSSELMRWIISEIYIVWQVCNRQACENNPFSKDATPSPWRPWEHIYSLCKAEKGHVPLYNVFGKYVVRLYWMGCWRKITIDDSLPFDEKNNLLLPVTTNQSELWPMLLAKAILKLASTEVVQNASRELEDFSIIRCLTGWIPEILLLNPRLKYVEETWEYLKNTIPKCQLTEERSEERTPSVHSRSQSPSQNKGKQKGSGPPPAPQIIVCASFQPMNLQEKKTSMLGQMADTSQTLRQYGLCQLHSHSVLLTRTRDCPLVAVLKPPPVPHSKIIRTPKETDITDEPRKVPVERPEQYIGVASPLIKLGPLKIDSKAVSKPVGQRQHTCTSNLASFLESEENNGPDPAQHDITHNNQISLDAMDTEVTAEDKRKDESGANDAAVTDSSFFPEKKTTPVHGMHFQEKAVLQETWIHLQDFTKCFQTLLVFHKENSYRYQFQKSQFKAQDEKSCYFLSVDSLLPTEILICFSALMRWGDNSHEQKDCALRPGHLGVEPFSWKSVQAQYPLLTVNTSSCKAAILSLPPGRHVLRIHTRVQFGVHVQLYSKTAFVFGEEDAVMPHLEKESLRFCEQALLILRALGGMVRSFSNPDKLASSTRTLEEVVCPPSLSKTAIREHWRVFSHAVYHMFCCVLGRKLTSEELFAVQTLTRDPTPHSRNTKDTNGVPEGCSGRQATEQENQAATILQAGWKGFLVREILSAARPVEGDWRTQRKPMWTREDLKLQTDSSEKNQKVAKTLLEMWASVELDIEKHAVSLLRFMIMNNEQLVDLYPCGGDEWTKITFTDYSVPVHETTSSWVLLFREVFHVPKAILLVPKMYPSLRCHLHVINNDTGEEVPKFFNSVFPFTYTPNKAGYTFVAYTGEPAVVGGTWRLRLISSREQLAQLAREAPVSNFSVKEFKDYYLPNKKNIICRHRVRVSRDHVATVQFQASKQDVHIKLSVLDREREVASKTGQGHVVIPLYSFSASDGSCGSALEKAGVSQSQDGPGGGHEGGRGASECQPAQTHHIYILQAEVLYNSWPLDDSLSGFIQTLRDRENNEMRVFKHLTEETPANVDQPSREAQKPSTPKAPKSKEKEKEKEKVKEKEKEKEKDKHTSKSLDESKPHWTLRVVSEQSEVEKIEVEKDTERLEQIKAIKLAWEAAEPGRAAKAFQTRQQYLNNLRTLGEDYTLDLTPFIRRTGRPERLKDAVMEEEQQRERLEKIQSFRLYRETVLDRRRQEHEQTKQLIREQRELFERIQEEKAELLQKFDQTREIIRRWRSSLERKEKSLRK from the exons CAATTCTTTGAGGACCCAGACGGGAAGGTGAAGATCCCAGCATCTTTGAATGTTCACACCTGGAAACGACCCTCGGAGCACATTGTTAAGAAG GCTCCAGTTGttgttgaaaatgaatcaacgttTGATCTCATTTCAGCCAATGAGCATTTGCTGTCCAGTGAA CTCATGCGCTGGATCATCAGTGAGATCTACATCGTGTGGCAAGTGTGCAACAGGCAGGCATGTGAGAACAACCCCTTCTCTAAGGATGCCACGCCCAGCCCTTGGAGACCATGGGAACACATCTATTCCCTGTGTAAAGCAGAAAAGGGCCACGTGCCTCTTTACAACGTCTTTGGGAAATATGTGGTCCGGCTCTACTGGATG GGCTGCTGGAGGAAGATCACTATTGATGATTCGTTGCCAtttgatgaaaaaaacaacctgcTGCTTCCAGTTACCACCAACCAGTCGGAACTCTGGCCTATGCTGCTGGCTAAGGCTATTCTTAAGTTGGCCAGTACAGA AGTGGTGCAGAATGCCAGCAGAGAGCTAGAAGACTTCAGCATCATCCGCTGTCTGACTGGCTGGATCCCGGAGATTCTCCTCCTTAA TCCCAGGTTGAAATATGTAGAAGAAACATGGGAATACCTGAAAAACACCATTCCGAAGTGTCAGCTGACGGAGGAGCGCTCCGAGGAGAGAACTCCATCAGTCCACTCACGAAGCCAGTCGCCTTCccaaaacaaaggaaaacaaaaag GCAGTGgacctcctcctgctcctcagATAATCGTGTGTGCCAGTTTCCAGCCAATGAACCTGCAGGAGAAGAAGACTTCCATGCTGGGCCAGATG gCAGACACATCACAGACACTGCGACAATACGGTCTATGTCAGCTCCACAGCCATTCTGTACTGCTGACGCGTACAAGGGACTGCCCCCTGGTGGCCGTTTTGAAACCACCCCCTGTGCCTCATTCGAAAATCATCCGGACCCCGAAGGAAACCGATATTACAGACGAAcccagaa AGGTCCCAGTCGAGAGGCCTGAGCAGTACATAGGGGTGGCCAGTCCATTAATCAAGCTTGGACCTCttaaaat TGATTCAAAGGCGGTTTCAAAGCCAGTCGGCCAAAGACAGCACACGTGTACCTCTAATCTTGCTTCGTTCTTGGAGTCAGAAGAGAATAATGGTCCTGACCCCGCTCAGCACGACATCACTCACAACAACCAAATCTCGCTGGATGCCATGGATACTGAG GTAACAGCAGAGGACAAGAGGAAGGATGAAAGCGGTGCTAATG ATGCTGCCGTGACAGACTCCTCCTTTTTTCCTGAGAAGAAAACCACACCAGTCCATGGAATGCATTTTCAGGAGAAGGCCGTGCTTCAAGAAACGTGGATCCACTTGCAAGACTTCACCAAGTGCTTCCA GACGTTGCTGGTTTTTCACAAGGAAAACAGCTACCGTTACCAGTTTCAGAAGTCACAGTTTAAG GCACAAGATGAGAAGAGCTGTTACTTCTTGTCAGTAGACAGCCTGCTGCCTACAGAGAttctcatctgtttctcagCACTGATGCGCTGGGGAGATAACAGTCATGAGC AAAAGGATTGCGCACTCAGGCCAGGTCATCTGGGTGTTGAACCTTTTTCCTGGAAGAGCGTCCAGGCTCAGTATCCCCTGCTGACTGTCAACACCTCGTCTTGCAAAGCGGCGATTCTTTCCCTGCCACCGGG GCGCCATGTTCTTCGTATCCACACGCGGGTGCAGTTCGGTGTCCACGTGCAGCTCTATAGCAAGACAGCGTTCGTATTTGGAGAAGAAGATGCAGTGATGCCACACCTAGAAAAG GAGAGTCTGAGGTTCTGTGAGCAGGCTCTGTTGATTCTCAGAGCTCTAGGTGGAATGGTCAGATCCTTCTCAAACCCAGACAAACTCGCATCATCCACCAGGACACTGGAGGAGGTTGTCTGCCCTCCGTCACTCAGCAAAACTGCAATCAGAGAGCACTGGAGG GTCTTCAGTCATGCGGTATACCACATGTTTTGCTGTGTGCTGGGAAGAAAACTGACATCTGAGGAACTGTTTGCGGTGCAGACCCTGACTCGAGACCCTACACCTCACTCCAGAAACACCAAGGACACAA ATGGTGTTCCAGAGGGCTGTAGTGGTAGGCAGGCAACAGAACAAGAAAACCAGGCAGCAACAATTTTACAGGCTGGCTGGAAGGGCTTCCTGGTGAGAGAAATTCTTAGTGCTGCAAGACCAG tgGAAGGagactggagaacccagaggaaaccaatGTGGACACGGGAAGATCTAAAACTCCAAACAGACA GCTCTGAGAAGAATCAGAAAGTTGCCAAGACTCTGTTGGAAATGTGGGCTTCAGTGGAATTGGACATAGAGAAGCATGCTGTGTCTTTATTGAG GTTCATGATCATGAACAACGAGCAGCTAGTGGACCTGTACCCATGTGGTGGGGATGAGTGGACTAAAATTACCTTCACTGATTACTCTGTCCCCGTCCATGAGACAACCAGCTCCTGGGTCCTGCTCTTTAG GGAGGTGTTCCATGTTCCAAAAGCCATATTACTTGTGCCTAAGATGTACCCTTCGTTGAGGTGTCACCTTCATGTCATCAACAATGACACTGGGGAGGAAGTACCTAAATTCTTCAACAGTGTATTTCCATTTACATACACACCAAataag GCTGGCTACACATTTGTGGCATACACTGGAGAACCGGCTGTGGTAGGAGGAACATGGCGATTGCGTCTAATCAGTTCCCGAGAGCAACTGGCCCAGTTGGCAAGAGAAGCGCCAGTCAGTAACTTCTCAGTGAAGGAGTTCAAAGATTACTACTTACCTAACAAGAAGAACATTATCTGCAG GCACAGGGTGAGAGTCTCACGTGATCACGTTGCTACGGTGCAATTCCAGGCTTCAAAACAGGATGTCCATATTAAACTCAGCGTCCTGGACCGTGAGAGAGAGGTGGCCAGCAAGACAGGCCAAGGACACGTTGTTATCCCTTTGTACAGCTTTTCAGCCAGTGACG GTTCCTGCGGCAGTGCCTTGGAGAAGGCGGGGGTGAGTCAGTCTCAGGACGGCCCTGGCGGGGGTCACGAAGGAGGCAGAGGAGCCTCTGAGTGCCAGCCTGCCCAAACG catcATATATACATCCTTCAAGCAGAGGTGCTTTACAACAGCTGGCCTTTGGATGACTCACTGTCAGGCTTCATCCAAACCCtaagagatagagagaacaaTGAGATGAGAG TGTTCAAACATCTGACAGAGGAGACACCTGCAAATGTGGACCAACCCAGCAGAGAAGCACAGAAACCATCCACACCCAAAGCTCCCAAGAgcaaagagaaggaaaaagagaaggaaaaagtaaaggaaaaagagaaagaaaaagagaaagacaaacataCATCCAAG AGTTTGGATGAGAGTAAGCCCCACTGGACGCTGCGTGTGGTCAGTGAGCAGTCAGAGGTGGAAAAGATTGAGGTGGAAAAGGACACAGAGAGACTAGAGCAAATTAAGGCAATAAAACTGGCCTGGGAAGCTGCAGAGCCTGGCAGAGCAGCTAAG GCTTTTCAAACCCGTCAGCAGTACCTGAACAATCTGAGGACGCTTGGAGAAGACTACACACTGGACCTCACACCTTTCATCAG GAGGACCGGCAGGCCAGAGCGTCTAAAGGATGCAGTGATGGAGGAGGAACAGCAGAGGGAGCGGTTGGAGAAGATCCAGAGCTTTCGGCTGTACCGAGAGACCGTGCTGGATCGCCGTAGGCAGGAGCATGAGCAGACCAAGCAGCTGATAAGGGAACAACGAGAGCTGTTTGAAAGAATTCAG GAGGAGAAAGCTGAGCTGCTCCAGAAGTTCGATCAGACTCGAGAGATTAttcgaaggtggaggagcagtctcgaaagaaaggagaagagtCTCCGAAAATAG
- the adgb gene encoding androglobin isoform X1, with translation MSKPALKKRDSSLSSREVSSKEQSPTKEVSSLVSGVSGSFSGELWRSCVPIWPEWNETEVSAEKWDAAKGAKDGKARKSPLSQFFEDPDGKVKIPASLNVHTWKRPSEHIVKKAPVVVENESTFDLISANEHLLSSELMRWIISEIYIVWQVCNRQACENNPFSKDATPSPWRPWEHIYSLCKAEKGHVPLYNVFGKYVVRLYWMGCWRKITIDDSLPFDEKNNLLLPVTTNQSELWPMLLAKAILKLASTEVVQNASRELEDFSIIRCLTGWIPEILLLNPRLKYVEETWEYLKNTIPKCQLTEERSEERTPSVHSRSQSPSQNKGKQKGSGPPPAPQIIVCASFQPMNLQEKKTSMLGQMADTSQTLRQYGLCQLHSHSVLLTRTRDCPLVAVLKPPPVPHSKIIRTPKETDITDEPRKVPVERPEQYIGVASPLIKLGPLKIDSKAVSKPVGQRQHTCTSNLASFLESEENNGPDPAQHDITHNNQISLDAMDTEVTAEDKRKDESGANDAAVTDSSFFPEKKTTPVHGMHFQEKAVLQETWIHLQDFTKCFQTLLVFHKENSYRYQFQKSQFKAQDEKSCYFLSVDSLLPTEILICFSALMRWGDNSHEQKDCALRPGHLGVEPFSWKSVQAQYPLLTVNTSSCKAAILSLPPGRHVLRIHTRVQFGVHVQLYSKTAFVFGEEDAVMPHLEKESLRFCEQALLILRALGGMVRSFSNPDKLASSTRTLEEVVCPPSLSKTAIREHWRVFSHAVYHMFCCVLGRKLTSEELFAVQTLTRDPTPHSRNTKDTTDGVPEGCSGRQATEQENQAATILQAGWKGFLVREILSAARPVEGDWRTQRKPMWTREDLKLQTDSSEKNQKVAKTLLEMWASVELDIEKHAVSLLRFMIMNNEQLVDLYPCGGDEWTKITFTDYSVPVHETTSSWVLLFREVFHVPKAILLVPKMYPSLRCHLHVINNDTGEEVPKFFNSVFPFTYTPNKAGYTFVAYTGEPAVVGGTWRLRLISSREQLAQLAREAPVSNFSVKEFKDYYLPNKKNIICRHRVRVSRDHVATVQFQASKQDVHIKLSVLDREREVASKTGQGHVVIPLYSFSASDGSCGSALEKAGVSQSQDGPGGGHEGGRGASECQPAQTHHIYILQAEVLYNSWPLDDSLSGFIQTLRDRENNEMRVFKHLTEETPANVDQPSREAQKPSTPKAPKSKEKEKEKEKVKEKEKEKEKDKHTSKSLDESKPHWTLRVVSEQSEVEKIEVEKDTERLEQIKAIKLAWEAAEPGRAAKAFQTRQQYLNNLRTLGEDYTLDLTPFIRRTGRPERLKDAVMEEEQQRERLEKIQSFRLYRETVLDRRRQEHEQTKQLIREQRELFERIQEEKAELLQKFDQTREIIRRWRSSLERKEKSLRK, from the exons CAATTCTTTGAGGACCCAGACGGGAAGGTGAAGATCCCAGCATCTTTGAATGTTCACACCTGGAAACGACCCTCGGAGCACATTGTTAAGAAG GCTCCAGTTGttgttgaaaatgaatcaacgttTGATCTCATTTCAGCCAATGAGCATTTGCTGTCCAGTGAA CTCATGCGCTGGATCATCAGTGAGATCTACATCGTGTGGCAAGTGTGCAACAGGCAGGCATGTGAGAACAACCCCTTCTCTAAGGATGCCACGCCCAGCCCTTGGAGACCATGGGAACACATCTATTCCCTGTGTAAAGCAGAAAAGGGCCACGTGCCTCTTTACAACGTCTTTGGGAAATATGTGGTCCGGCTCTACTGGATG GGCTGCTGGAGGAAGATCACTATTGATGATTCGTTGCCAtttgatgaaaaaaacaacctgcTGCTTCCAGTTACCACCAACCAGTCGGAACTCTGGCCTATGCTGCTGGCTAAGGCTATTCTTAAGTTGGCCAGTACAGA AGTGGTGCAGAATGCCAGCAGAGAGCTAGAAGACTTCAGCATCATCCGCTGTCTGACTGGCTGGATCCCGGAGATTCTCCTCCTTAA TCCCAGGTTGAAATATGTAGAAGAAACATGGGAATACCTGAAAAACACCATTCCGAAGTGTCAGCTGACGGAGGAGCGCTCCGAGGAGAGAACTCCATCAGTCCACTCACGAAGCCAGTCGCCTTCccaaaacaaaggaaaacaaaaag GCAGTGgacctcctcctgctcctcagATAATCGTGTGTGCCAGTTTCCAGCCAATGAACCTGCAGGAGAAGAAGACTTCCATGCTGGGCCAGATG gCAGACACATCACAGACACTGCGACAATACGGTCTATGTCAGCTCCACAGCCATTCTGTACTGCTGACGCGTACAAGGGACTGCCCCCTGGTGGCCGTTTTGAAACCACCCCCTGTGCCTCATTCGAAAATCATCCGGACCCCGAAGGAAACCGATATTACAGACGAAcccagaa AGGTCCCAGTCGAGAGGCCTGAGCAGTACATAGGGGTGGCCAGTCCATTAATCAAGCTTGGACCTCttaaaat TGATTCAAAGGCGGTTTCAAAGCCAGTCGGCCAAAGACAGCACACGTGTACCTCTAATCTTGCTTCGTTCTTGGAGTCAGAAGAGAATAATGGTCCTGACCCCGCTCAGCACGACATCACTCACAACAACCAAATCTCGCTGGATGCCATGGATACTGAG GTAACAGCAGAGGACAAGAGGAAGGATGAAAGCGGTGCTAATG ATGCTGCCGTGACAGACTCCTCCTTTTTTCCTGAGAAGAAAACCACACCAGTCCATGGAATGCATTTTCAGGAGAAGGCCGTGCTTCAAGAAACGTGGATCCACTTGCAAGACTTCACCAAGTGCTTCCA GACGTTGCTGGTTTTTCACAAGGAAAACAGCTACCGTTACCAGTTTCAGAAGTCACAGTTTAAG GCACAAGATGAGAAGAGCTGTTACTTCTTGTCAGTAGACAGCCTGCTGCCTACAGAGAttctcatctgtttctcagCACTGATGCGCTGGGGAGATAACAGTCATGAGC AAAAGGATTGCGCACTCAGGCCAGGTCATCTGGGTGTTGAACCTTTTTCCTGGAAGAGCGTCCAGGCTCAGTATCCCCTGCTGACTGTCAACACCTCGTCTTGCAAAGCGGCGATTCTTTCCCTGCCACCGGG GCGCCATGTTCTTCGTATCCACACGCGGGTGCAGTTCGGTGTCCACGTGCAGCTCTATAGCAAGACAGCGTTCGTATTTGGAGAAGAAGATGCAGTGATGCCACACCTAGAAAAG GAGAGTCTGAGGTTCTGTGAGCAGGCTCTGTTGATTCTCAGAGCTCTAGGTGGAATGGTCAGATCCTTCTCAAACCCAGACAAACTCGCATCATCCACCAGGACACTGGAGGAGGTTGTCTGCCCTCCGTCACTCAGCAAAACTGCAATCAGAGAGCACTGGAGG GTCTTCAGTCATGCGGTATACCACATGTTTTGCTGTGTGCTGGGAAGAAAACTGACATCTGAGGAACTGTTTGCGGTGCAGACCCTGACTCGAGACCCTACACCTCACTCCAGAAACACCAAGGACACAA CAGATGGTGTTCCAGAGGGCTGTAGTGGTAGGCAGGCAACAGAACAAGAAAACCAGGCAGCAACAATTTTACAGGCTGGCTGGAAGGGCTTCCTGGTGAGAGAAATTCTTAGTGCTGCAAGACCAG tgGAAGGagactggagaacccagaggaaaccaatGTGGACACGGGAAGATCTAAAACTCCAAACAGACA GCTCTGAGAAGAATCAGAAAGTTGCCAAGACTCTGTTGGAAATGTGGGCTTCAGTGGAATTGGACATAGAGAAGCATGCTGTGTCTTTATTGAG GTTCATGATCATGAACAACGAGCAGCTAGTGGACCTGTACCCATGTGGTGGGGATGAGTGGACTAAAATTACCTTCACTGATTACTCTGTCCCCGTCCATGAGACAACCAGCTCCTGGGTCCTGCTCTTTAG GGAGGTGTTCCATGTTCCAAAAGCCATATTACTTGTGCCTAAGATGTACCCTTCGTTGAGGTGTCACCTTCATGTCATCAACAATGACACTGGGGAGGAAGTACCTAAATTCTTCAACAGTGTATTTCCATTTACATACACACCAAataag GCTGGCTACACATTTGTGGCATACACTGGAGAACCGGCTGTGGTAGGAGGAACATGGCGATTGCGTCTAATCAGTTCCCGAGAGCAACTGGCCCAGTTGGCAAGAGAAGCGCCAGTCAGTAACTTCTCAGTGAAGGAGTTCAAAGATTACTACTTACCTAACAAGAAGAACATTATCTGCAG GCACAGGGTGAGAGTCTCACGTGATCACGTTGCTACGGTGCAATTCCAGGCTTCAAAACAGGATGTCCATATTAAACTCAGCGTCCTGGACCGTGAGAGAGAGGTGGCCAGCAAGACAGGCCAAGGACACGTTGTTATCCCTTTGTACAGCTTTTCAGCCAGTGACG GTTCCTGCGGCAGTGCCTTGGAGAAGGCGGGGGTGAGTCAGTCTCAGGACGGCCCTGGCGGGGGTCACGAAGGAGGCAGAGGAGCCTCTGAGTGCCAGCCTGCCCAAACG catcATATATACATCCTTCAAGCAGAGGTGCTTTACAACAGCTGGCCTTTGGATGACTCACTGTCAGGCTTCATCCAAACCCtaagagatagagagaacaaTGAGATGAGAG TGTTCAAACATCTGACAGAGGAGACACCTGCAAATGTGGACCAACCCAGCAGAGAAGCACAGAAACCATCCACACCCAAAGCTCCCAAGAgcaaagagaaggaaaaagagaaggaaaaagtaaaggaaaaagagaaagaaaaagagaaagacaaacataCATCCAAG AGTTTGGATGAGAGTAAGCCCCACTGGACGCTGCGTGTGGTCAGTGAGCAGTCAGAGGTGGAAAAGATTGAGGTGGAAAAGGACACAGAGAGACTAGAGCAAATTAAGGCAATAAAACTGGCCTGGGAAGCTGCAGAGCCTGGCAGAGCAGCTAAG GCTTTTCAAACCCGTCAGCAGTACCTGAACAATCTGAGGACGCTTGGAGAAGACTACACACTGGACCTCACACCTTTCATCAG GAGGACCGGCAGGCCAGAGCGTCTAAAGGATGCAGTGATGGAGGAGGAACAGCAGAGGGAGCGGTTGGAGAAGATCCAGAGCTTTCGGCTGTACCGAGAGACCGTGCTGGATCGCCGTAGGCAGGAGCATGAGCAGACCAAGCAGCTGATAAGGGAACAACGAGAGCTGTTTGAAAGAATTCAG GAGGAGAAAGCTGAGCTGCTCCAGAAGTTCGATCAGACTCGAGAGATTAttcgaaggtggaggagcagtctcgaaagaaaggagaagagtCTCCGAAAATAG